One Perca flavescens isolate YP-PL-M2 chromosome 9, PFLA_1.0, whole genome shotgun sequence genomic window carries:
- the dot1l gene encoding histone-lysine N-methyltransferase, H3 lysine-79 specific isoform X2 translates to MGEKLELKLKSPVGAEPAGYPWPLPVYDKHHDAAHEIIETIRWVCEEIPDLKLAMENYVLIDYDTKSFESMQRLCDKYNRAIDSIHQLWKGTTQPMKLNKRPSNGLLRHILQQVYNHSVTDPEKLNNYEPFSPEVYGETSFDLVAQIIDEMEMMEDDTFVDLGSGVGQVVLQVAAATNCKHYYGVEKADIPATYAETMDKEFKKWMKWYGKKHGEYTLERGDFLSEEWKERIATTSIIFVNNFAFGPEVDHQLKERFANMKEGGKIVSSKPFAPLNFRINSRNLSDIGTIMRVVELSPLRGSVSWTGKPVSYYLHTIDRTILENYFASLKNPKLREEQEVARRRQQKDTKDSKSNSTTPTKPKEQNKQDSCGEDERPSLVTVVKPSAKPRRARLLPKARKLNNKKRGRPKKAAPAAEKKNKKNQSALDLLHAKTLSAAPPQDAYRQPQSPFYQLPPKVQHYPSSQLLLSPTPPGLQQLLDNIKVQYLQFMTHMKTPQYRSNLQQLLEQEKQKHRDLSGQAEQLHSVCQSHKDKIKGLFQTKLDELGVKALTVEDLLQAQTEISAHNHQLKEQTKQLERDMALLRDHSLLLLKSRCEELKLDWGSLCLESLLKEKQALRRQISEKQRHCLELQISIVELEKSQRQQELLHLKSYSPCDGSPYRKSLESRSSTDLDTSKLGLSSAPALNGVSPELSINGTSSPCFDRANTKGELLSRYLPISPDHEILPTIPDVRQRQQSLSYALPDYTRFSPAKIALRRHLNQDPTASAHLRSPGLTAHRELGGVNSPLGAKMNCPSPNAADAQIKSFERGGKERSPSVQGDNSITSLPISIPLSTVHPSKLPVSIPLASVVLPSRAERLRSTPSPVFQAGQTNGYSSSSGLMNGGPHPEDHNGASSSPPPHPNTTLAGPLGRGGPIQSPPLSTGGVLQYADGPPRILPEDGQDRQGGDSDTEPQDSELRRRIFFSSCSSSSSSSSSSGSGGSAAVGSRLHHHTGNKQGYHSNHGNHHHQSPGTQHTPTPTHMSSLHASHSLVSQEGRKRGRRKRSSTVAVAASGSPKRRSFPGLCSNNHSSGSPLNINTMVNNINQPLEISAISSPEQSSRSPTGPDLDQPPILKRERPLELNGTGRYSSAPSSDDEDSGYPADSSSSRIERKIATISLESRDGPGRLGDGERVRKSGGSSGNSTGSEASSTSSLSSTSKWKSTFSPISDPKQPNSDLRQGGSPFGMGGSSRGTDSDSDHKQQHQQVRKGSDGESSSYMNPNPFLSQEAGLRGGGGGGGGGTQGCSGSDQRQALQKQKAPRDWELKTSSSMASQNLFISAAASSGGGILSGKVGGSPVAVSSTTGSSVGQYLGSQFPLGGTSVLQSLFGAQTGGSTVSGTPRLVNGHSALGSFSSAGLAGGVAGGNC, encoded by the exons ATGGGAGAAAAGCTTGAGCTAAAGCTCAAATCACCGGTTGGAGCAGAACCTGCTGGTTATCCGTGGCCATTGCCAGTATAC GATAAACACCATGATGCTGCTCATGAAATCATCGAGACCATTCG GTGGGTGTGTGAGGAGATCCCAGACCTCAAACTGGCCATGGAAAACTACGTACTCATTGACTATGACACCAAGAG CTTCGAGAGTATGCAGAGACTTTGTGACAAGTACAACAGGGCCATCGACAGCATTCACCAGCTG TGGAAAGGGACGACGCAGCCCATGAAGCTCAACAAGCGTCCTTCAAACGGGCTGCTGAGACACATCCTACAGCAGGTGTACAACCACTCAGTTACCGACCCGGAGAAGCTGAACAACTATGAGCCCTTCTCCCCTGAGGTGTACGGAGAGACCTCTTTCGACCTGGTGGCTCAGATCATCGACGAGATGGAAATGATGGAAGATGACACCTTTGTTGACCTCGGCAGTG gAGTTGGTCAGGTAGTGCTGCAAGTTGCAGCAGCAACCAACTGTAAACACTACTACGGTGTAGAGAAAGCAGACATTCCAGCTACATATGCAGAG ACCATGGATAAAGAGTTTAAAAAGTGGATGAAATGGTACGGGAAGAAACATGGGGAGTACACA CTGGAGAGAGGTGACTTTCTGTCTGAAGAATGGAAGGAAAGAATCGCCACCACAAG TATTATTTTTGTGAATAACTTTGCCTTTGGTCCAGAAGTAGATCACCAGCTGAAGGAGCGCTTTGCTAACATGAAGGAAg GTGGAAAAATTGTGTCCTCCAAACCTTTTGCACCTTTAAATTTTAGAATAAACAGTCGAAACTTGAGTG ATATTGGCACAATAATGCGTGTGGTGGAGCTTTCTCCACTGAGGGGCTCTGTGTCCTGGACGGGAAAGCCAGTGTCCTACTACCTGCACACCATAGACCGCACCATA CTTGAAAACTATTTTGCTAGTCTCAAAAATCCTAAACTCAGG GAGGAGCAAGAGGTAGCTAGGCGACGTCAGCAGAAGGACACAAAGGACAGTAAAAGCAATAGCACCACGCCCACTAAACCTAAAGAACAAAACAAG CAGGACTCCTGTGGTGAGGATGAGCGTCCTAGCTTGGTGACAGTGGTCAAGCCCTCTGCTAAACCCCGAAGAGCCCGACTCTTGCCCAAAGCTCGCAAGTTGAACAACAAGAAACGTGGTCGACCCAAGAAAGCTGCCCCGGCTGCcgagaagaaaaacaagaagaaTCAGAGCGCATTGGATCTGCTTCATGCCAAGACCCTTTCGGCGGCACCCCCTCAGG ATGCATACCGGCAACCTCAGAGTCCCTTCTACCAGCTTCCCCCCAAGGTCCAGCACTATCCCTCTAGTCAGCTGCTTCTGAGCCCGACTCCTCCTGGTCTGCAACAACTGCTAG ACAACATCAAAGTTCAATACCTCCAGTTTATGACCCACATGAAGACTCCTCAGTACCGCTCAAACCTGCAGCAGCTTTTAGAACAGGAGAAG CAAAAACACAGGGACCTGTCAGGGCAGGCAGAGCAGCTCCACTCTGTTTGTCAGTCTCACAAGGATAAGATTAAAGGTCTCTTTCAGACCAAACTAGATGAG CTGGGAGTGAAAGCATTGACTGTGGAGGACCTGCTGCAGGCCCAGACGGAGATATCAGCCCACAATCATCAGCTGAAAGAGCAGACTAAGCAGCTTGAGAGAGACATGGCCTTGCTGAGAGACCACAGCCTGCTACTG CTGAAGTCTCGATGTGAGGAGCTAAAGCTAGATTGGGGCTCTTTGTGTCTGGAGAGTTTGTTGAAGGAGAAGCAGGCACTACGCAGACAGATCTCtgagaaacagagacactgcTTGGAGCTGCAG ATCAGCATTGTGGAGCTGGAGAAAAGTCAAAGGCAGCAGGAGCTGCTTCACCTTAAATCCTACAGCCCCTGTGATGGCTCCCCATACAGAAAGAGCCTAGAATCTCGCTCTTCCACAGACCTGGACACCTCTAAGCTTGGCCTGTCCTCGGCCCCAGCCCTCAACGGCGTCAGCCCAGAGCTGTCTATCAATGGCACAAGCTCACCCTGTTTTGACCGGGCCAACACCAAGGGGGAGCTTCTTTCTCGCTACCTGCCCATCTCTCCAGACCATGAGATTTTACCCACCATCCCCGATGTCCGGCAAAGGCAGCAAAGTTTGTCCTACGCTCTTCCTGATTACACACGCTTCTCCCCCGCAAAGATTGCCTTGCGGAGACACCTTAACCAGGACCCCACAGCCTCTGCTCACTTGAGAAGTCCAGGGCTGACCGCACACAG gGAATTGGGTGGTGTGAACTCTCCGCTTGGAGCCAAAATGAACTGCCCCTCTCCCAATGCAGCTGATGCCCAGATTAAAAGTTTTGAGAGG GGTGGTAAGGAGAGGAGCCCATCTGTTCAGGGTGACAACAGCATTACGAGCCTTCCAATAAGTATCCCTCTAAGCACTGTCCACCCAAGTAAACTACCAGTCAGCATCCCCCTGGCGAGCGTGGTGCTGCCCAGTCGTGCTGAGAGACTG AGAAGTACTCCGAGTCCTGTGTTTCAGGCAGGTCAGACCAATG gATATTCATCCAGCTCAGGGCTGATGAATGGAGGTCCCCATCCTGAGGACCATAATGGGGCTTCTTCATCACCTCCTCCACACCCCAACACTACTTTGGCAGGACCATTGGGCAGAGGAGGTCCCATCCAGAGCCCCCCACTCAGCACTGGAGGGGTGCTCCAGTATGCAGATGGGCCCCCGAGGATTCTTCCAGAAGACGGACAGGATCGTCAAGGAGGTGACTCCGACACGGAGCCCCAGGACAGTGAACTGCGGAGGAGAATCTTCTTCTCCTcttgctcctcttcctcctcgtcttcctctTCGTCAGGCAGTGGAGGCAGCGCGGCCGTAGGATCACGCCTCCACCATCACACTGGCAACAAGCAGGGATACCACAGTAACCATGgaaaccaccaccaccagtccCCCGGCACACAGCACActcccacacccacacacatgtcGTCATTACACGCCTCTCACAGCCTCGTCTCTCAAGAGGGACGTAAGCGGGGGAGAAGGAAACGCAGCTCTACCGTGGCTGTCGCAGCCAGCGGATCTCCGAAGAGGAGGTCGTTCCCCGGGCTCTGCTCCAACAACCACTCCTCAGGATCGCCACTCAACATCAACACCATG GTGAACAACAtcaaccagcctctggagatcTCTGCCATCTCCTCCCCAGAACAATCAAGCCGTAGCCCCACTGGGCCTGACCTGGACCAGCCTCCCATCTTGAAGAGAGAGCGCCCCCTGGAGCTCAATGGCACAGGCCGTTACTCCTCTGCCCCCAGCTCTGATGACGAGGACTCGGGATACCCTGCGGACAGCTCTAGTTCACG AATTGAAAGAAAAATTGCCACTATATCCCTGGAGAGCAGAGATGGACCTGGTAGACTAGGGGATGGTGAAAGag TCAGGAAGTCTGGCGGCAGCAGTGGTAACAGCACAGGCAGCGAGGCCTCCTCTACATCCTCCTTGTCCTCTACCAGCAAGTGGAAATCCACCTTTTCACCCATTTCTGACCCCAAGCAACCCAACTCTGACCTGAGACAGGGGGGGTCTCCATTTGGCATGGGGGGGTCGAGCCGGGGCACAGACTCAGATTCTGACCACAAACAGCAGCATCAGCAGGTGAGGAAAGGAAGTGACGGAGAGTCGTCCAGCTACATGAACCCCAACCCCTTCCTCAGTCAGGAGGCAGGGCTGCGGGGGGGCGGcggtggcggcggcggcggaACCCAGGGATGCAGCGGTTCCGACCAACGCCAGGCCCTCCAGAAGCAGAAGGCCCCTCGCGACTGGGAACTGAAGACGAGCAGCAGCATGGCCAGTCAGAACCTCTTCATATCTGCTGCTGCCAGCAGTGGTGGGGGCATTTTGAGTGGGAAGGTGGGGGGCAGTCCTGTAGCAGTTTCCTCAACCACAGGATCCTCTGTGGGGCAGTACCTGGGGTCTCAGTTCCCACTCGGAGGGACGTCTGTTCTACAGTCCTTGTTCGGGGCCCAGACGGGCGGATCCACGGTGAGTGGGACTCCAAGGCTCGTCAACGGACACTCAGCCCTGGGAAGCTTCTCCAGCGCTGGGCTGGCGGGGGGAGTGGCTGGAG GTAATTGTTGA
- the dot1l gene encoding histone-lysine N-methyltransferase, H3 lysine-79 specific isoform X1 has protein sequence MGEKLELKLKSPVGAEPAGYPWPLPVYDKHHDAAHEIIETIRWVCEEIPDLKLAMENYVLIDYDTKSFESMQRLCDKYNRAIDSIHQLWKGTTQPMKLNKRPSNGLLRHILQQVYNHSVTDPEKLNNYEPFSPEVYGETSFDLVAQIIDEMEMMEDDTFVDLGSGVGQVVLQVAAATNCKHYYGVEKADIPATYAETMDKEFKKWMKWYGKKHGEYTLERGDFLSEEWKERIATTSIIFVNNFAFGPEVDHQLKERFANMKEGGKIVSSKPFAPLNFRINSRNLSDIGTIMRVVELSPLRGSVSWTGKPVSYYLHTIDRTILENYFASLKNPKLREEQEVARRRQQKDTKDSKSNSTTPTKPKEQNKQDSCGEDERPSLVTVVKPSAKPRRARLLPKARKLNNKKRGRPKKAAPAAEKKNKKNQSALDLLHAKTLSAAPPQDAYRQPQSPFYQLPPKVQHYPSSQLLLSPTPPGLQQLLDNIKVQYLQFMTHMKTPQYRSNLQQLLEQEKQKHRDLSGQAEQLHSVCQSHKDKIKGLFQTKLDELGVKALTVEDLLQAQTEISAHNHQLKEQTKQLERDMALLRDHSLLLLKSRCEELKLDWGSLCLESLLKEKQALRRQISEKQRHCLELQISIVELEKSQRQQELLHLKSYSPCDGSPYRKSLESRSSTDLDTSKLGLSSAPALNGVSPELSINGTSSPCFDRANTKGELLSRYLPISPDHEILPTIPDVRQRQQSLSYALPDYTRFSPAKIALRRHLNQDPTASAHLRSPGLTAHRELGGVNSPLGAKMNCPSPNAADAQIKSFERGGKERSPSVQGDNSITSLPISIPLSTVHPSKLPVSIPLASVVLPSRAERLRSTPSPVFQAGQTNGYSSSSGLMNGGPHPEDHNGASSSPPPHPNTTLAGPLGRGGPIQSPPLSTGGVLQYADGPPRILPEDGQDRQGGDSDTEPQDSELRRRIFFSSCSSSSSSSSSSGSGGSAAVGSRLHHHTGNKQGYHSNHGNHHHQSPGTQHTPTPTHMSSLHASHSLVSQEGRKRGRRKRSSTVAVAASGSPKRRSFPGLCSNNHSSGSPLNINTMVNNINQPLEISAISSPEQSSRSPTGPDLDQPPILKRERPLELNGTGRYSSAPSSDDEDSGYPADSSSSRIERKIATISLESRDGPGRLGDGERVRKSGGSSGNSTGSEASSTSSLSSTSKWKSTFSPISDPKQPNSDLRQGGSPFGMGGSSRGTDSDSDHKQQHQQVRKGSDGESSSYMNPNPFLSQEAGLRGGGGGGGGGTQGCSGSDQRQALQKQKAPRDWELKTSSSMASQNLFISAAASSGGGILSGKVGGSPVAVSSTTGSSVGQYLGSQFPLGGTSVLQSLFGAQTGGSTVSGTPRLVNGHSALGSFSSAGLAGGVAGGIFHHVVPTVSSHQFGVTLPTSGGLSSLLSLSSSSSTSSQTQQHTTPQPASMRLASVSSPLPLSQAQHSRTQSVLHSPSPPTLTLPPPPPLHSTSSSAPTHSDAPPSSRSDSLHSSRLSHSSLHHQRAQSSLSLSISASSASVSAAATAAASLSSSSLSTSSSSRPFAVHYSPRLPPPPQASSSGGGGSMWRTQGMHGNC, from the exons ATGGGAGAAAAGCTTGAGCTAAAGCTCAAATCACCGGTTGGAGCAGAACCTGCTGGTTATCCGTGGCCATTGCCAGTATAC GATAAACACCATGATGCTGCTCATGAAATCATCGAGACCATTCG GTGGGTGTGTGAGGAGATCCCAGACCTCAAACTGGCCATGGAAAACTACGTACTCATTGACTATGACACCAAGAG CTTCGAGAGTATGCAGAGACTTTGTGACAAGTACAACAGGGCCATCGACAGCATTCACCAGCTG TGGAAAGGGACGACGCAGCCCATGAAGCTCAACAAGCGTCCTTCAAACGGGCTGCTGAGACACATCCTACAGCAGGTGTACAACCACTCAGTTACCGACCCGGAGAAGCTGAACAACTATGAGCCCTTCTCCCCTGAGGTGTACGGAGAGACCTCTTTCGACCTGGTGGCTCAGATCATCGACGAGATGGAAATGATGGAAGATGACACCTTTGTTGACCTCGGCAGTG gAGTTGGTCAGGTAGTGCTGCAAGTTGCAGCAGCAACCAACTGTAAACACTACTACGGTGTAGAGAAAGCAGACATTCCAGCTACATATGCAGAG ACCATGGATAAAGAGTTTAAAAAGTGGATGAAATGGTACGGGAAGAAACATGGGGAGTACACA CTGGAGAGAGGTGACTTTCTGTCTGAAGAATGGAAGGAAAGAATCGCCACCACAAG TATTATTTTTGTGAATAACTTTGCCTTTGGTCCAGAAGTAGATCACCAGCTGAAGGAGCGCTTTGCTAACATGAAGGAAg GTGGAAAAATTGTGTCCTCCAAACCTTTTGCACCTTTAAATTTTAGAATAAACAGTCGAAACTTGAGTG ATATTGGCACAATAATGCGTGTGGTGGAGCTTTCTCCACTGAGGGGCTCTGTGTCCTGGACGGGAAAGCCAGTGTCCTACTACCTGCACACCATAGACCGCACCATA CTTGAAAACTATTTTGCTAGTCTCAAAAATCCTAAACTCAGG GAGGAGCAAGAGGTAGCTAGGCGACGTCAGCAGAAGGACACAAAGGACAGTAAAAGCAATAGCACCACGCCCACTAAACCTAAAGAACAAAACAAG CAGGACTCCTGTGGTGAGGATGAGCGTCCTAGCTTGGTGACAGTGGTCAAGCCCTCTGCTAAACCCCGAAGAGCCCGACTCTTGCCCAAAGCTCGCAAGTTGAACAACAAGAAACGTGGTCGACCCAAGAAAGCTGCCCCGGCTGCcgagaagaaaaacaagaagaaTCAGAGCGCATTGGATCTGCTTCATGCCAAGACCCTTTCGGCGGCACCCCCTCAGG ATGCATACCGGCAACCTCAGAGTCCCTTCTACCAGCTTCCCCCCAAGGTCCAGCACTATCCCTCTAGTCAGCTGCTTCTGAGCCCGACTCCTCCTGGTCTGCAACAACTGCTAG ACAACATCAAAGTTCAATACCTCCAGTTTATGACCCACATGAAGACTCCTCAGTACCGCTCAAACCTGCAGCAGCTTTTAGAACAGGAGAAG CAAAAACACAGGGACCTGTCAGGGCAGGCAGAGCAGCTCCACTCTGTTTGTCAGTCTCACAAGGATAAGATTAAAGGTCTCTTTCAGACCAAACTAGATGAG CTGGGAGTGAAAGCATTGACTGTGGAGGACCTGCTGCAGGCCCAGACGGAGATATCAGCCCACAATCATCAGCTGAAAGAGCAGACTAAGCAGCTTGAGAGAGACATGGCCTTGCTGAGAGACCACAGCCTGCTACTG CTGAAGTCTCGATGTGAGGAGCTAAAGCTAGATTGGGGCTCTTTGTGTCTGGAGAGTTTGTTGAAGGAGAAGCAGGCACTACGCAGACAGATCTCtgagaaacagagacactgcTTGGAGCTGCAG ATCAGCATTGTGGAGCTGGAGAAAAGTCAAAGGCAGCAGGAGCTGCTTCACCTTAAATCCTACAGCCCCTGTGATGGCTCCCCATACAGAAAGAGCCTAGAATCTCGCTCTTCCACAGACCTGGACACCTCTAAGCTTGGCCTGTCCTCGGCCCCAGCCCTCAACGGCGTCAGCCCAGAGCTGTCTATCAATGGCACAAGCTCACCCTGTTTTGACCGGGCCAACACCAAGGGGGAGCTTCTTTCTCGCTACCTGCCCATCTCTCCAGACCATGAGATTTTACCCACCATCCCCGATGTCCGGCAAAGGCAGCAAAGTTTGTCCTACGCTCTTCCTGATTACACACGCTTCTCCCCCGCAAAGATTGCCTTGCGGAGACACCTTAACCAGGACCCCACAGCCTCTGCTCACTTGAGAAGTCCAGGGCTGACCGCACACAG gGAATTGGGTGGTGTGAACTCTCCGCTTGGAGCCAAAATGAACTGCCCCTCTCCCAATGCAGCTGATGCCCAGATTAAAAGTTTTGAGAGG GGTGGTAAGGAGAGGAGCCCATCTGTTCAGGGTGACAACAGCATTACGAGCCTTCCAATAAGTATCCCTCTAAGCACTGTCCACCCAAGTAAACTACCAGTCAGCATCCCCCTGGCGAGCGTGGTGCTGCCCAGTCGTGCTGAGAGACTG AGAAGTACTCCGAGTCCTGTGTTTCAGGCAGGTCAGACCAATG gATATTCATCCAGCTCAGGGCTGATGAATGGAGGTCCCCATCCTGAGGACCATAATGGGGCTTCTTCATCACCTCCTCCACACCCCAACACTACTTTGGCAGGACCATTGGGCAGAGGAGGTCCCATCCAGAGCCCCCCACTCAGCACTGGAGGGGTGCTCCAGTATGCAGATGGGCCCCCGAGGATTCTTCCAGAAGACGGACAGGATCGTCAAGGAGGTGACTCCGACACGGAGCCCCAGGACAGTGAACTGCGGAGGAGAATCTTCTTCTCCTcttgctcctcttcctcctcgtcttcctctTCGTCAGGCAGTGGAGGCAGCGCGGCCGTAGGATCACGCCTCCACCATCACACTGGCAACAAGCAGGGATACCACAGTAACCATGgaaaccaccaccaccagtccCCCGGCACACAGCACActcccacacccacacacatgtcGTCATTACACGCCTCTCACAGCCTCGTCTCTCAAGAGGGACGTAAGCGGGGGAGAAGGAAACGCAGCTCTACCGTGGCTGTCGCAGCCAGCGGATCTCCGAAGAGGAGGTCGTTCCCCGGGCTCTGCTCCAACAACCACTCCTCAGGATCGCCACTCAACATCAACACCATG GTGAACAACAtcaaccagcctctggagatcTCTGCCATCTCCTCCCCAGAACAATCAAGCCGTAGCCCCACTGGGCCTGACCTGGACCAGCCTCCCATCTTGAAGAGAGAGCGCCCCCTGGAGCTCAATGGCACAGGCCGTTACTCCTCTGCCCCCAGCTCTGATGACGAGGACTCGGGATACCCTGCGGACAGCTCTAGTTCACG AATTGAAAGAAAAATTGCCACTATATCCCTGGAGAGCAGAGATGGACCTGGTAGACTAGGGGATGGTGAAAGag TCAGGAAGTCTGGCGGCAGCAGTGGTAACAGCACAGGCAGCGAGGCCTCCTCTACATCCTCCTTGTCCTCTACCAGCAAGTGGAAATCCACCTTTTCACCCATTTCTGACCCCAAGCAACCCAACTCTGACCTGAGACAGGGGGGGTCTCCATTTGGCATGGGGGGGTCGAGCCGGGGCACAGACTCAGATTCTGACCACAAACAGCAGCATCAGCAGGTGAGGAAAGGAAGTGACGGAGAGTCGTCCAGCTACATGAACCCCAACCCCTTCCTCAGTCAGGAGGCAGGGCTGCGGGGGGGCGGcggtggcggcggcggcggaACCCAGGGATGCAGCGGTTCCGACCAACGCCAGGCCCTCCAGAAGCAGAAGGCCCCTCGCGACTGGGAACTGAAGACGAGCAGCAGCATGGCCAGTCAGAACCTCTTCATATCTGCTGCTGCCAGCAGTGGTGGGGGCATTTTGAGTGGGAAGGTGGGGGGCAGTCCTGTAGCAGTTTCCTCAACCACAGGATCCTCTGTGGGGCAGTACCTGGGGTCTCAGTTCCCACTCGGAGGGACGTCTGTTCTACAGTCCTTGTTCGGGGCCCAGACGGGCGGATCCACGGTGAGTGGGACTCCAAGGCTCGTCAACGGACACTCAGCCCTGGGAAGCTTCTCCAGCGCTGGGCTGGCGGGGGGAGTGGCTGGAG GTATATTTCACCACGTGGTTCCCACAGTGTCTTCCCATCAGTTTGGGGTGACGCTGCCCACCTCTGGAGGCCTCAGCTCTCTGCTCAGTCTCTCGTCCTCGTCCTCTACCTCCTCCCAAACCCAGCAGCACACCACTCCCCAGCCAGCCTCCATGCGCCTGGCCTCCGTGTCCTcgcctctccccctctcccagGCTCAGCACAGCCGCACTCAGTCAGTCCTGCACAGCCCCTCTCCTCCCACGCTCACCCTGCCCCCTCCCCCGCCCCTCCACAgcacctcctcctcagcacccACGCACTCGGACGCCCCGCCATCATCTCGATCCGACTCCCTCCACTCCTCCCGTCTGTCCCACTCCTCTCTCCATCACCAGAGAGCACagtcatccctctctctctccatctccgcctcctctgcttctgtctctgctgctgccaCCGCTGCCgcttccctctcctcttcctctctgtcgaCATCCTCCTCGTCTCGTCCATTCGCAGTGCACTACTCCCCTCGGCTGCCCCCTCCACCACAGGCCAGCAGCTCAGGTGGTGGCGGGAGCATGTGGAGGACTCAGGGCATGCATG GTAATTGTTGA